A part of Aegilops tauschii subsp. strangulata cultivar AL8/78 chromosome 2, Aet v6.0, whole genome shotgun sequence genomic DNA contains:
- the LOC109776890 gene encoding protein DJ-1 homolog D, with translation MAAKRVLLLCGDYMEDYEAMVPFQSLQAYGVTVDAVCPGKKAGDACPTAVHKPIGHQTYAESKGHNFALNASFDEIDAAGYDGLVIPGGRAPEYLAMDEKVLALVRKFSDAKKPIASVCHGQLILAAAGVVRDRTCTAYPAVRPVLVAAGAKWVEADTMKKCVVDGNLVTAAAYDGHPEFISLFVKALGGSVAGADKRILFLCGDYMEDYEVMVPFQALQALGCHVDAVCPDKGPGDKCPTAIHDFEGDQTYSEKPGHDFALNASFDGVDASSYDALVIPGGRAPEYLALNEKVLSLAKGFMDKGKPVASICHGQQILAAAGVLQGRKCTAYPAVKLNVVLGGGTWLEPDPIHRCFTDGNLVTGAAWPAHPEFVAQLMALLGIKVSFA, from the exons ATGGCCGCCAAGAGGGTGCTCCTGCTCTGCGGGGACTACATGGAGGACTACGAG GCCATGGTCCCGTTCCAGTCGCTGCAGGCGTACGGCGTGACCGTCGACGCCGTCTGCCCCGGCAAGAAGGCCGGCGACGCCTGCCCCACCGCCGTCCACAAGCCCATCGGCCACCAG ACATATGCAGAGTCGAAaggtcataactttgcacttaaTGCTTCATTCGATGAGATTGACGCTGCTGGGTATGATGGATTGGTGATTCCTGGAGGCCGTGCACCAGAGTACCTTGCGATGGATGAAAAAGTGCTTGCCTTAGTTAGGAAGTTCTCTGACGCTAAGAAGCCCATCGCATCAGTTTGCCATGGACAGTTGATTCTGGCAGCAGCAGGAGTAGTCAGGGACCGTACATGCACCGCGTATCCTGCTGTTAGGCCAGTTTTGGTTGCTGCTGGGGCCAAGTGGGTAGAAGCTGATACTATGAAGAAATGCGTCGTCGATGGTAATCTGGTGACAGCAGCGGCTTACGACGGTCACCCTGAATTCATCAGCCTGTTTGTGAAAGCACTTGGAGGCTCCGTCGCAGGCGCAGACAAAAGAATTCTGTTCCTTTGCGGG GACTACATGGAGGATTACGAGGTGATGGTCCCGTTCCAGGCCCTGCAAGCCCTTGGCTGCCATGTCGATGCGGTCTGCCCTGACAAGGGCCCCGGTGACAAGTGCCCAACTGCCATCCATGACTTTGAAGGGGACCAGACTTACAGCGAGAAGCCTGGTCACGATTTCGCTCTGAACGCGTCGTTTGACGGCGTGGACGCTTCAAGCTACGACGCGCTTGTGATTCCTGGTGGGCGTGCCCCTGAGTACCTTGCGCTGAACGAGAAGGTGCTCAGCCTGGCCAAGGGGTTCATGGATAAAGGGAAGCCGGTCGCGTCGATCTGCCACGGGCAGCAGATCCTGGCTGCTGCTGGGGTTCTTCAG GGTCGGAAGTGCACGGCGTACCCGGCGGTGAAGCTGAACGTGGTGCTGGGCGGGGGGACGTGGCTGGAGCCGGACCCGATCCACCGGTGCTTCACGGACGGCAACCTGGTGACGGGCGCGGCATGGCCGGCGCACCCCGAGTTCGTGGCGCAGCTCATGGCCCTGCTGGGCATCAAGGTCTCCTTCGCGTGA
- the LOC109776891 gene encoding zinc finger CCCH domain-containing protein 32, which yields MEADGAAAAEAKPLTPEEEALRRNTDCVYFLASPLTCKKGNQCDFRHSEGARMNPRDCYYWLNGNCLNPKCSFRHPPIDGMFGATTPGIPAVSSHYAAYNSGKQMVPCYYFQKGNCIKGDKCPFSHGPQPAGNNPPEQVAKVSSFPSEQPQTQKNEFLGVKEFAQTNHLIQQGGPISDDRSKSVNRAAANFARTAAAAIPADLASSAVKSLPKSGRVQNSMPAANKSVGTSSGEDHPECYQNNLPVETDPMQDWNQPYQTPPQDDMPEDSRDADDLLGESSPGFDVLVANDADAGAYMHDPDDFGRDIYPVEDYEYAPADFEIQPHHERELFNGMGEQGPIGQMYDGYDRKRRRTSSERNLDRPSYSERRSRQRETGPVEIDGSDLRHRLRRRKINGSPGISPERSGESRRRDDRYRERAYDGHRTHRDRHQGPRGSTLSSRLQGRIKLPGRSPDRVDARSERERDRSQLRDRLSPVMPMDIQGGRHREAGHHQERIRQRSSERASSARIADGKHSRRNVTDSLNFASRKDFGPESRKANGSVQSEASLDFEGPTPLSVILQRKRQAASGNGNGSSAHNVKEDKSAAVSHRQAESLVEAEKEGYDNTISSEEYKSRSGDEEYKEEGQVPASSSHGDKAEAEDIIEVENGEADNYDQRQGESEYEATEGYEYKSEDENAYQDDEEEFEDDDDFARKVGVVFS from the exons ATGGAGGCCGACGGCGCCGCCGCGGCGGAGGCCAAGCCGCTCACGCCCGAGGAGGAGGCGCTCCGGCGCAACACCGACTGCGTCTACTTCCTCGCCTCGCCCCTCACCTGCAAGAAG GGGAACCAATGTGATTTCCGTCACAGTGAGGGTGCCCGGATGAACCCTAGAGACTGTTACTACTGGTTAAATGGCAATTGCTTGAATCCAAAATGTTCATTTCGCCATCCG CCAATCGATGGTATGTTTGGTGCTACAACTCCTGGAATACCTGCAGTGTCTTCACACTATGCTGCTTATAACTCGGGCAAGCAGATGGTCCCGTGTTATTACTTTCAGAAAGGGAACTGCATCAAAGGTGATAAATGCCCTTTTTCCCATGGACCGCAGCCCGCTGGCAATAATCCACCAGAACAGGTGGCGAAGGTTTCTTCCTTTCCTTCTGAGCAGCCTCAGACCCAAAAGAATGAATTTTTGGGTGTCAAGGAGTTTGCTCAGACAAATCATCTAAttcagcaaggtggcccaataaGTGACGACAGGTCCAAATCAGTTAATAGGGCTGCAGCGAATTTTGCCAGGACAGCTGCAGCTGCTATACCAGCTGACCTAGCTTCCAGTGCAGTGAAATCTTTGCCGAAGTCAGGGAGGGTACAAAACAGCATGCCAGCAGCAAATAAAAGTGTCGGAACCTCTTCAGGCGAGGATCATCCTGAGTGCTATCAGAACAATCTTCCTGTGGAAACTGATCCTATGCAAGATTGGAATCAACCTTACCAAACACCTCCTCAGGATGACATGCCCGAGGACAGTAGAGATGCTGATGACTTATTGGGGGAGTCTTCGCCTGGTTTTGATGTTCTTGTGGCAAACGATGCAGATGCTGGTGCTTATATGCATGACCCTGATGATTTTGGAAGGGATATTTATCCAGTAGAAGATTATGAATATGCTCCTGCTGATTTTGAAATCCAGCCTCATCATGAAAGAGAGCTATTCAATGGAATGGGTGAGCAAGGACCGATCGGACAAATGTATGATGGCTATGACAGGAAACGTCGTAGAACATCTTCTGAGAGGAACTTGGACAGACCTTCCTATTCAGAAAGGAGGTCTCGGCAGAGAGAGACTGGCCCTGTTGAGATAGATGGATCAGATTTACGTCACCGGCTCCGCAGGAGAAAAATAAATGGGTCTCCAGGCATCAGCCCGGAACGCAGTGGAGAGTCGCGTCGGAGGGATGACCGCTACAGGGAAAGGGCATATGATGGTCACCGTACACACAGAGATCGCCATCAGGGCCCTCGAGGGAGCACTCTAAGCTCCCGTCTGCAAGGCAGAATAAAGCTTCCTGGAAGATCACCTGATAGAGTAGATGCTCGCTCCGAGAGAGAGCGAGATAGAAGTCAACTCCGGGACAGGCTGTCTCCAGTTATGCCTATGGATATCCAGGGTGGCAGGCATCGGGAGGCAGGGCATCATCAAGAGAGGATCCGGCAGAGATCAAGCGAGCGTGCTTCAAGTGCCAGGATCGCTGATGGCAAGCATTCGAGACGGAATGTAACAGATTCACTCAACTTCGCCAGCCGGAAAGACTTTGGTCCAGAGTCTAGGAAGGCGAATGGAAGTGTTCAATCTGAAGCATCTCTTGATTTTGAAGGCCCAACGCCTCTCAGTGTCATCTTACAGAGGAAACGACAGGCTGCAAGCGGCAATGGCAATGGGTCATCTGCCCACAATGTGAAAGAAGATAAATCTGCTGCGGTCTCACACAGGCAGGCTGAATCTCTGGTTGAAGCTGAGAAGGAGGGCTACGACAACACTATCAGTTCTGAAGAATACAAGAGCAGATCAGGTGATGAAGAATATAAAGAGGAAGGCCAGGTCCCTGCATCTTCGTCACACGGTGACAAAGCTGAGGCTGAAGATATAATTGAAGTGGAAAATGGAGAGGCTGATAACTATGACCAGAGGCAGGGGGAGTCAGAGTATGAGGCGACTGAAGGCTACGAGTACAAATCCGAAGACGAGAATGCATATCAAGACGACGAGGAAGAGTTTGAGGACGACGATGATTTTGCCCGTAAAGTCGGGGTCGTCTTCTCTTGA